One Pseudoliparis swirei isolate HS2019 ecotype Mariana Trench unplaced genomic scaffold, NWPU_hadal_v1 hadal_25, whole genome shotgun sequence genomic region harbors:
- the slc39a6 gene encoding zinc transporter ZIP6 isoform X1 translates to MKHRPVLKHLTSLKMLLLLLAVCSPVSSGPDCADTSVAARSPSAVVDPQRAERSRRAHLEALFSRYGENGSISLDGLKRLLHNVALERNRTVTEQPGHAHHQGGHAHHQDGHAHHNSHLQERAEPSENRKFPKTSEVSRDQDGHHGLRSKRAAAAQEVGSAQLMASSANERRDPEHPGPAGRETTGRAPESQTLAPAVSRGEHMHAHDHVHAHDHVHSHDHVHAHDHVNQEFPQNRSVDSMECLNASSFLSSHGMSPDAAVTLADFGFLCPALLSQIDGGACIRHRGPAPDHEETDHAHHNHSNHRDHDHGDHDHVAIAWVGGFVSITVISLMSLVGVVLIPLMNKVFFKFLLSFLVALAVGTLSGDAFLHLLPHSLGGQHHHHHPGAGGLPLHEGEDLDGVWKGLAALSGVYVMFLIEHFLTLGKMYKDKKQKVHKKWDQNDRADPEKQPALEESDLKPAEDVEANGGGMFGVHGGAASEEEQVMLAPQASASEGAAYTAEDCENKCHSHFHDTVGPADSLHHHHHDYHHILHHHHSQNHHPHSHTHSYSEEHFQQAGVATLAWMVIMGDGLHNFSDGLAIGAAFTEGLSSGLSTAVAVFCHELPHELGDFAVLLKAGMTVRQAILYNMLSAMTAYLGVVIGILIGHYAENICIWIFALTAGLFMYVALVDMVPEMLHNDAGDHGFSHCGYFLLQNTGILLGFGIMLLIAIFEHKIQLDLGY, encoded by the exons ATGAAGCACCGTCCGGTCCTGAAGCACCTCACGTCGTTAAAG atgttgttgttgttgctcgcCGTGTGTTCGCCCGTCTCCTCCGGTCCCGACTGCGCGGACACGAGCGTCGCGGCGCGTTCTCCGTCCGCCGTGGTCGACCCGCAGAGAGCCGAGCGGAGCCGGAGGGCCCACCTGGAGGCGCTGTTCAGCAG GTACGGAGAGAACGGATCCATCTCCCTGGACGGGCTGAAACGCCTCCTGCACAACGTGGCGTTGGAGCGCAACAGGACCGTTACCGAGCAACCAGGCCACGCCCACCACCAGGGTGGCCACGCCCACCACCAGGATGGCCACGCCCACCACAACTCGCATCTGCAGgaacgcgccgaaccctctgagAACAGGAAGTTCCCAAAGACCTCTGAAGTCTCCAGAGACCAGGACGGCCACCACGGCCTGCGCAGCaagagggcggcggcggcgcaggAGGTCGGCAGTGCCCAGCTGATGGCGAGCTCAGCCAATGAGAGACGAGACCCGGAGCATCCCGGTCCTGCAGGGAGGGAGACCACCGGACGGGCCCCCGAGAGCCAGACACTGGCACCCGCGGTCAGCCGGGGGGAGCACATGCACGCCCATGACCACGTGCACGCCCATGACCACGTGCACAGCCATGACCACGTGCACGCCCATGACCACGTGAACCAGGAGTTTCCTCAAAACCGAAGTGTGGACAGTATGGAG TGCCTGAACGCCTCCAGCTTCCTGTCGTCTCACGGCATGTCTCCAGACGCCGCAGTGACGCTTGCAGACTTCGGCTTCCTGTGCCCCGCCCTCCTCAGCCAGATTGATGGCGGCGCCTGCATCCGGCaccgaggccccgcccccgaccACGAGGAGACGG ACCACGCCCACCACAACCACTCTAACCACAGGGACCACGACCACGGGGACCACGACCACGTGGCGATAG cgtgGGTCGGCGGCTTCGTCTCCATCACCGTCATCAGCCTGATGTCGCTGGTGGGCGTGGTGCTGATCCCGCTCATGAACAAGGTCTTCTTCAAGTTCCTGCTCAGCTTCCTGGTGGCGCTGGCGGTCGGCACGCTGAGCGGCGAcgccttcctccacctcctcccccac TCTCTGGGAggccagcaccaccaccaccacccgggggcgggggggctgcCCCTCCACGAGGGGGAGGACCTGGACGGCGTGTGGAAAGGCCTGGCGGCGCTGAGCGGCGTCTACGTCATGTTTCTGATCGAGCACTTCCTGACGCTGGGCAAGATGTACAAGGACAAGAagcagaag GTCCACAAGAAGTGGGACCAGAACGACCGGGCGGATCCGGAGAAGCAGCCGGCGCTGGAGGAGAGCGACCTGAAGCCGGCCGAAG ATGTGGAGGCGAACGGCGGCGGCATGTTCGGCGTGCACGGCGGCGCCGCgtcggaggaggagcaggtgatgCTGGCGCCGCAGGCCTCCGCCTCGGAGGGCGCCGCCTACACCGCCGAGGACTGCGAGAACAAGTGCCACTCCCACTTCCACGACACGGTGGGCCCGGCCGACagcctgcaccaccaccaccacgactacCACCACatcctgcaccaccaccactcccaGAACCACCACCCGCACAGCCACACCCACTCCTACTCGGAGGAGCACTTCCAGCAGGCCGGCGTGGCCACGCTCGCCTGGATGGTCATCATGGGAGACGGGCTGCACAACTTCAGCGACGGCCTGGCAATCG GCGCTGCCTTCACTGAGGGTCTGTCCAGCGGCCTCAGCACAGCGGTGGCCGTCTTCTGTCACGAGCTGCCCCACGAGCTGG GTGACTTTGCGGTGCTCCTGAAGGCCGGCATGACGGTGCGCCAGGCCATCCTCTACAACATGCTGTCGGCCATGACGGCCTACCTGGGCGTGGTCATCGGCATCCTCATCGGCCACTACGCCGAGAACATCTGCATCTGGATCTTCGCCCTCACGGCCGGACTCTTCATGTACGTGGCTCTGGTGGACATG GTGCCCGAGATGTTGCACAACGACGCCGGGGACCACGGCTTTAGCCACTGCGGCTACTTCCTGCTGCAGAACACCGGCATCCTGCTGGGCTTCGGCATCATGCTGCTCATCGCCATTTTTGAACACAAGATCCAGCTGGACCTGGGATACTGA
- the slc39a6 gene encoding zinc transporter ZIP6 isoform X2: MLLLLLAVCSPVSSGPDCADTSVAARSPSAVVDPQRAERSRRAHLEALFSRYGENGSISLDGLKRLLHNVALERNRTVTEQPGHAHHQGGHAHHQDGHAHHNSHLQERAEPSENRKFPKTSEVSRDQDGHHGLRSKRAAAAQEVGSAQLMASSANERRDPEHPGPAGRETTGRAPESQTLAPAVSRGEHMHAHDHVHAHDHVHSHDHVHAHDHVNQEFPQNRSVDSMECLNASSFLSSHGMSPDAAVTLADFGFLCPALLSQIDGGACIRHRGPAPDHEETDHAHHNHSNHRDHDHGDHDHVAIAWVGGFVSITVISLMSLVGVVLIPLMNKVFFKFLLSFLVALAVGTLSGDAFLHLLPHSLGGQHHHHHPGAGGLPLHEGEDLDGVWKGLAALSGVYVMFLIEHFLTLGKMYKDKKQKVHKKWDQNDRADPEKQPALEESDLKPAEDVEANGGGMFGVHGGAASEEEQVMLAPQASASEGAAYTAEDCENKCHSHFHDTVGPADSLHHHHHDYHHILHHHHSQNHHPHSHTHSYSEEHFQQAGVATLAWMVIMGDGLHNFSDGLAIGAAFTEGLSSGLSTAVAVFCHELPHELGDFAVLLKAGMTVRQAILYNMLSAMTAYLGVVIGILIGHYAENICIWIFALTAGLFMYVALVDMVPEMLHNDAGDHGFSHCGYFLLQNTGILLGFGIMLLIAIFEHKIQLDLGY, from the exons atgttgttgttgttgctcgcCGTGTGTTCGCCCGTCTCCTCCGGTCCCGACTGCGCGGACACGAGCGTCGCGGCGCGTTCTCCGTCCGCCGTGGTCGACCCGCAGAGAGCCGAGCGGAGCCGGAGGGCCCACCTGGAGGCGCTGTTCAGCAG GTACGGAGAGAACGGATCCATCTCCCTGGACGGGCTGAAACGCCTCCTGCACAACGTGGCGTTGGAGCGCAACAGGACCGTTACCGAGCAACCAGGCCACGCCCACCACCAGGGTGGCCACGCCCACCACCAGGATGGCCACGCCCACCACAACTCGCATCTGCAGgaacgcgccgaaccctctgagAACAGGAAGTTCCCAAAGACCTCTGAAGTCTCCAGAGACCAGGACGGCCACCACGGCCTGCGCAGCaagagggcggcggcggcgcaggAGGTCGGCAGTGCCCAGCTGATGGCGAGCTCAGCCAATGAGAGACGAGACCCGGAGCATCCCGGTCCTGCAGGGAGGGAGACCACCGGACGGGCCCCCGAGAGCCAGACACTGGCACCCGCGGTCAGCCGGGGGGAGCACATGCACGCCCATGACCACGTGCACGCCCATGACCACGTGCACAGCCATGACCACGTGCACGCCCATGACCACGTGAACCAGGAGTTTCCTCAAAACCGAAGTGTGGACAGTATGGAG TGCCTGAACGCCTCCAGCTTCCTGTCGTCTCACGGCATGTCTCCAGACGCCGCAGTGACGCTTGCAGACTTCGGCTTCCTGTGCCCCGCCCTCCTCAGCCAGATTGATGGCGGCGCCTGCATCCGGCaccgaggccccgcccccgaccACGAGGAGACGG ACCACGCCCACCACAACCACTCTAACCACAGGGACCACGACCACGGGGACCACGACCACGTGGCGATAG cgtgGGTCGGCGGCTTCGTCTCCATCACCGTCATCAGCCTGATGTCGCTGGTGGGCGTGGTGCTGATCCCGCTCATGAACAAGGTCTTCTTCAAGTTCCTGCTCAGCTTCCTGGTGGCGCTGGCGGTCGGCACGCTGAGCGGCGAcgccttcctccacctcctcccccac TCTCTGGGAggccagcaccaccaccaccacccgggggcgggggggctgcCCCTCCACGAGGGGGAGGACCTGGACGGCGTGTGGAAAGGCCTGGCGGCGCTGAGCGGCGTCTACGTCATGTTTCTGATCGAGCACTTCCTGACGCTGGGCAAGATGTACAAGGACAAGAagcagaag GTCCACAAGAAGTGGGACCAGAACGACCGGGCGGATCCGGAGAAGCAGCCGGCGCTGGAGGAGAGCGACCTGAAGCCGGCCGAAG ATGTGGAGGCGAACGGCGGCGGCATGTTCGGCGTGCACGGCGGCGCCGCgtcggaggaggagcaggtgatgCTGGCGCCGCAGGCCTCCGCCTCGGAGGGCGCCGCCTACACCGCCGAGGACTGCGAGAACAAGTGCCACTCCCACTTCCACGACACGGTGGGCCCGGCCGACagcctgcaccaccaccaccacgactacCACCACatcctgcaccaccaccactcccaGAACCACCACCCGCACAGCCACACCCACTCCTACTCGGAGGAGCACTTCCAGCAGGCCGGCGTGGCCACGCTCGCCTGGATGGTCATCATGGGAGACGGGCTGCACAACTTCAGCGACGGCCTGGCAATCG GCGCTGCCTTCACTGAGGGTCTGTCCAGCGGCCTCAGCACAGCGGTGGCCGTCTTCTGTCACGAGCTGCCCCACGAGCTGG GTGACTTTGCGGTGCTCCTGAAGGCCGGCATGACGGTGCGCCAGGCCATCCTCTACAACATGCTGTCGGCCATGACGGCCTACCTGGGCGTGGTCATCGGCATCCTCATCGGCCACTACGCCGAGAACATCTGCATCTGGATCTTCGCCCTCACGGCCGGACTCTTCATGTACGTGGCTCTGGTGGACATG GTGCCCGAGATGTTGCACAACGACGCCGGGGACCACGGCTTTAGCCACTGCGGCTACTTCCTGCTGCAGAACACCGGCATCCTGCTGGGCTTCGGCATCATGCTGCTCATCGCCATTTTTGAACACAAGATCCAGCTGGACCTGGGATACTGA
- the slc39a6 gene encoding zinc transporter ZIP6 isoform X3, translating into MASSANERRDPEHPGPAGRETTGRAPESQTLAPAVSRGEHMHAHDHVHAHDHVHSHDHVHAHDHVNQEFPQNRSVDSMECLNASSFLSSHGMSPDAAVTLADFGFLCPALLSQIDGGACIRHRGPAPDHEETDHAHHNHSNHRDHDHGDHDHVAIAWVGGFVSITVISLMSLVGVVLIPLMNKVFFKFLLSFLVALAVGTLSGDAFLHLLPHSLGGQHHHHHPGAGGLPLHEGEDLDGVWKGLAALSGVYVMFLIEHFLTLGKMYKDKKQKVHKKWDQNDRADPEKQPALEESDLKPAEDVEANGGGMFGVHGGAASEEEQVMLAPQASASEGAAYTAEDCENKCHSHFHDTVGPADSLHHHHHDYHHILHHHHSQNHHPHSHTHSYSEEHFQQAGVATLAWMVIMGDGLHNFSDGLAIGAAFTEGLSSGLSTAVAVFCHELPHELGDFAVLLKAGMTVRQAILYNMLSAMTAYLGVVIGILIGHYAENICIWIFALTAGLFMYVALVDMVPEMLHNDAGDHGFSHCGYFLLQNTGILLGFGIMLLIAIFEHKIQLDLGY; encoded by the exons ATGGCGAGCTCAGCCAATGAGAGACGAGACCCGGAGCATCCCGGTCCTGCAGGGAGGGAGACCACCGGACGGGCCCCCGAGAGCCAGACACTGGCACCCGCGGTCAGCCGGGGGGAGCACATGCACGCCCATGACCACGTGCACGCCCATGACCACGTGCACAGCCATGACCACGTGCACGCCCATGACCACGTGAACCAGGAGTTTCCTCAAAACCGAAGTGTGGACAGTATGGAG TGCCTGAACGCCTCCAGCTTCCTGTCGTCTCACGGCATGTCTCCAGACGCCGCAGTGACGCTTGCAGACTTCGGCTTCCTGTGCCCCGCCCTCCTCAGCCAGATTGATGGCGGCGCCTGCATCCGGCaccgaggccccgcccccgaccACGAGGAGACGG ACCACGCCCACCACAACCACTCTAACCACAGGGACCACGACCACGGGGACCACGACCACGTGGCGATAG cgtgGGTCGGCGGCTTCGTCTCCATCACCGTCATCAGCCTGATGTCGCTGGTGGGCGTGGTGCTGATCCCGCTCATGAACAAGGTCTTCTTCAAGTTCCTGCTCAGCTTCCTGGTGGCGCTGGCGGTCGGCACGCTGAGCGGCGAcgccttcctccacctcctcccccac TCTCTGGGAggccagcaccaccaccaccacccgggggcgggggggctgcCCCTCCACGAGGGGGAGGACCTGGACGGCGTGTGGAAAGGCCTGGCGGCGCTGAGCGGCGTCTACGTCATGTTTCTGATCGAGCACTTCCTGACGCTGGGCAAGATGTACAAGGACAAGAagcagaag GTCCACAAGAAGTGGGACCAGAACGACCGGGCGGATCCGGAGAAGCAGCCGGCGCTGGAGGAGAGCGACCTGAAGCCGGCCGAAG ATGTGGAGGCGAACGGCGGCGGCATGTTCGGCGTGCACGGCGGCGCCGCgtcggaggaggagcaggtgatgCTGGCGCCGCAGGCCTCCGCCTCGGAGGGCGCCGCCTACACCGCCGAGGACTGCGAGAACAAGTGCCACTCCCACTTCCACGACACGGTGGGCCCGGCCGACagcctgcaccaccaccaccacgactacCACCACatcctgcaccaccaccactcccaGAACCACCACCCGCACAGCCACACCCACTCCTACTCGGAGGAGCACTTCCAGCAGGCCGGCGTGGCCACGCTCGCCTGGATGGTCATCATGGGAGACGGGCTGCACAACTTCAGCGACGGCCTGGCAATCG GCGCTGCCTTCACTGAGGGTCTGTCCAGCGGCCTCAGCACAGCGGTGGCCGTCTTCTGTCACGAGCTGCCCCACGAGCTGG GTGACTTTGCGGTGCTCCTGAAGGCCGGCATGACGGTGCGCCAGGCCATCCTCTACAACATGCTGTCGGCCATGACGGCCTACCTGGGCGTGGTCATCGGCATCCTCATCGGCCACTACGCCGAGAACATCTGCATCTGGATCTTCGCCCTCACGGCCGGACTCTTCATGTACGTGGCTCTGGTGGACATG GTGCCCGAGATGTTGCACAACGACGCCGGGGACCACGGCTTTAGCCACTGCGGCTACTTCCTGCTGCAGAACACCGGCATCCTGCTGGGCTTCGGCATCATGCTGCTCATCGCCATTTTTGAACACAAGATCCAGCTGGACCTGGGATACTGA